The following proteins are encoded in a genomic region of Archangium lipolyticum:
- a CDS encoding SDR family oxidoreductase, producing MNQDPSKRPAVVVTGISGNLGRTLAKLLHKHERIIGIDRRPFVGRPKDVEMHQLDLRKKKAEDVFRKNDIRAVIHMGIMHDPRMSEEEHHSFNVVGTTRLLEYCARYRVPKVVVLSSANVYGPSPDNSNFLTEDAPLMAASRFSGVRDLIEVDMLAHGFFWKHPDIQTVILRPVHIVGPTIKNAPSNYLRLRHPWVLAGFDPMVQLIHVEDVARAMVEAALRPEPKGVYNVVGPGEVPLSSIHRELGHGAVPVPHPVARPLLGLLFKYRLANFPPPELDHIQFLCNVDGSRWRKDVSWSPRYSMRETIRSVIGD from the coding sequence ATGAATCAGGATCCTTCCAAGAGACCGGCCGTCGTCGTCACCGGCATCAGCGGCAACCTGGGCAGAACCCTCGCCAAGCTGCTGCACAAACACGAGCGCATCATCGGCATCGACCGGCGCCCCTTCGTGGGCCGCCCCAAGGATGTCGAGATGCACCAGCTGGACCTGCGCAAGAAGAAGGCCGAGGACGTCTTCCGCAAGAACGACATCCGCGCGGTCATCCACATGGGCATCATGCACGACCCGCGCATGAGCGAGGAGGAGCACCACTCCTTCAACGTGGTGGGCACCACGCGCCTGCTCGAGTACTGCGCCCGCTACCGCGTGCCCAAGGTGGTCGTCCTCTCCTCGGCCAACGTCTACGGCCCCAGCCCGGACAACTCCAACTTCCTCACCGAGGACGCGCCGCTCATGGCGGCCAGCCGCTTCTCGGGGGTGCGGGATCTGATCGAAGTCGACATGCTCGCGCACGGCTTCTTCTGGAAGCACCCCGACATCCAGACGGTCATCCTCCGGCCCGTCCACATCGTGGGCCCCACCATCAAGAACGCCCCCAGCAACTACCTGCGGCTGCGCCACCCGTGGGTGCTGGCGGGGTTCGATCCCATGGTGCAGCTCATCCACGTGGAGGACGTGGCCCGCGCCATGGTGGAGGCCGCCCTGCGCCCCGAGCCCAAGGGCGTCTACAACGTGGTCGGCCCCGGCGAGGTGCCCCTGTCCTCCATCCACCGCGAGCTCGGCCACGGCGCCGTCCCCGTGCCGCACCCCGTCGCCCGGCCCCTCCTCGGTCTCCTCTTCAAATACCGCCTGGCCAACTTCCCTCCGCCCGAGCTGGATCACATCCAGTTCCTCTGCAACGTGGACGGCTCGCGCTGGCGCAAGGACGTGTCCTGGTCCCCCCGCTACTCCATGCGGGAGACGATCCGCTCCGTCATCGGCGACTAG
- a CDS encoding lysophospholipid acyltransferase family protein, translating to MLEQLGDKVKQELREWTERMVGPERKARLEALARTGNEYGVDPFGFNLDYSLSALAPFFWLYRNYHRVETYGIEKVPKGRVLFISNHSGQLPMDGAMIGVALLLEADPPRAIRSMVEKWVPTLPYVSTFMARVGQIVGTPENCRRLLEADEAILVFPEGVRGLGKLWPQRYQLQDFGLGFMRLALETDTPIVPIAVVGAEEQAPALVDVKPLARLLGFPSFPLTVTGMPLPLPTKYRIYFGEPLRFTGRADDEDSELDKKVRTVKSAIQSMLNQGLKERQGIFW from the coding sequence ATGCTCGAGCAGCTCGGCGACAAGGTGAAGCAGGAGCTCCGGGAGTGGACGGAGCGCATGGTGGGACCGGAGCGCAAGGCGCGCCTGGAGGCGCTCGCTCGCACCGGCAACGAGTACGGGGTGGATCCTTTCGGATTCAACCTCGACTACAGCCTGTCGGCCCTCGCCCCCTTCTTCTGGTTGTACCGCAACTACCACCGGGTGGAGACCTACGGCATCGAGAAGGTGCCCAAGGGCCGCGTGCTCTTCATCTCCAACCACTCCGGCCAGCTGCCCATGGACGGGGCGATGATCGGCGTGGCCCTGCTGTTGGAGGCAGACCCGCCGCGCGCCATCCGCAGCATGGTGGAGAAGTGGGTGCCCACGCTGCCATACGTCTCCACCTTCATGGCCCGGGTGGGGCAGATCGTCGGCACCCCGGAGAACTGCCGGCGCCTGCTGGAGGCCGATGAGGCCATCCTCGTCTTCCCCGAGGGCGTTCGCGGCCTGGGCAAGCTCTGGCCCCAGCGCTACCAGCTCCAGGACTTCGGTCTGGGCTTCATGCGTCTGGCCCTGGAGACGGACACCCCCATCGTCCCCATCGCCGTGGTGGGCGCCGAGGAGCAGGCCCCGGCCCTCGTGGACGTGAAGCCCCTGGCGAGACTGCTCGGCTTTCCCTCCTTCCCCCTCACCGTCACCGGGATGCCCCTTCCCCTGCCCACCAAGTACCGCATCTACTTCGGAGAGCCGCTGCGCTTCACCGGCCGCGCGGACGACGAGGACTCCGAGCTGGACAAGAAGGTCCGCACCGTGAAGTCCGCCATCCAGTCCATGCTCAACCAGGGACTCAAGGAGCGCCAGGGCATCTTCTGGTAG
- a CDS encoding DUF4136 domain-containing protein has protein sequence MSLPLRLVGALLVLGFTACSGIKTSTNYDPNAVQALGTFRTYSWLAMKDGADTRIYNPIIQSRVQQAVDQELASRGYKKVEPGENPDFKIGWHGAIQDKVEAETINRFYGYAWDPWYDPFYGPVAYGGSGLVPETVIREYQQGTLILDVVDADSNKLVWRGSAQTRLSENMNAEKSQKLINGAVDEMLERFPPEPKKR, from the coding sequence ATGTCCTTGCCATTGCGTCTGGTGGGAGCGCTGTTGGTGTTGGGGTTCACCGCCTGCTCGGGCATCAAGACGAGCACGAACTACGATCCCAACGCCGTGCAGGCGTTGGGCACCTTCCGCACCTATTCCTGGCTGGCCATGAAGGACGGCGCGGACACCCGCATCTACAACCCCATCATCCAGTCCCGCGTCCAGCAGGCGGTGGACCAGGAGCTGGCGTCTCGCGGCTATAAAAAGGTGGAGCCGGGCGAGAACCCGGACTTCAAGATCGGCTGGCACGGCGCCATCCAGGACAAGGTCGAGGCGGAGACCATCAACAGGTTCTACGGCTACGCCTGGGATCCCTGGTACGACCCCTTCTACGGCCCGGTCGCGTACGGTGGCTCGGGACTCGTCCCCGAGACCGTCATCCGCGAGTACCAGCAGGGCACGCTCATCCTCGATGTCGTGGACGCGGACTCCAACAAGCTCGTCTGGCGTGGCTCGGCCCAGACCCGGCTGTCCGAGAACATGAACGCGGAGAAGAGCCAGAAGCTCATCAACGGGGCCGTCGACGAGATGCTGGAGCGCTTCCCGCCCGAGCCGAAGAAGCGGTGA
- a CDS encoding serine/threonine-protein kinase has protein sequence MSDVEPRGNRDADTGATEEAPTLIRTQDPVPMPANPDVDLLGEAATQVRSLSPLMPSREPAPRPSGPISLAPGQTLAGRYTVLSSLGRGGMGEVVAAYDSRLDRRVALKLLRRELDSSHSPQDLEARLLREAQAMARLSHPHVVAIYDVGTLEDGSIFIAMEMVEGQTLRRWCEQTPRSWRDILEVYLAAGRGLAAAHEAGLVHRDFKPDNVLVGNDGRVRVTDFGLARAGAVPAPEPLPSLTPLPLPQGALDSPLTLHGTLLGTPRYMAPELLRAGSADARSDVFAFCVALYEALYRRHPFARATQAESIRAQREGQVNPPPSDSDVPGWVERLLLQGLNADPAQRPASMQQLVAALEIDPMRRRRARRRLAALMAFVAGLTGLAVWGWMMREEEAGCAHVERRLAGTWDETVKAQVKRAFLGTRLPYARDTFTRVSTLLDGYAGTWVKLRTEACEADEDQATSPRDPAVLQVYCLERRRGQLRALTELFARGSDPGKLSKAVQAVQSLPPLEACTDVRSLMATVPPPEDAAVRARVDTLQEQVDRLETLWLVGEYREGLSLGEKLLLEAKGLDYPPLHAQALYQVASLKDAMGDYTGAETMARQAIPLAARSKNLVLVAQTWSLLFRVVGWRQAHHPEAMELALAMESAVECADDDRTRADSLNQLGNVLQQIGRYEEARARYEHSLALRLKVLGPEHLLVAVSLNNLGTVLGEMGKYEEARASYERALAIREKILGPDNPLVANSYSNLGTAFDAMMKYEEARVLYERALAIREKVLGPEHPDVATPLNNLAIALDAMGRYEKARALHERALALREKVLGPEHPDVAISLGGLGNVLRGMGRYEEARALHERALALREKVLGPEHPDVASSLDDLGLVLQAMGRYEEARARYERALPIQEKALGSSHPDIAVSLNGLGNTLRRMGRYEEARARQEQARVLREKALGPGHLLVAESLGSLGRTLVRLERWDEATRDLERALALWEKESKPPRQGYTESLLGMGELLLARGRTADALPRLQRALELAPADLREEIQAALERTHVRTVQAPVP, from the coding sequence ATGAGCGACGTGGAGCCGCGAGGGAACAGGGACGCGGACACCGGCGCCACGGAGGAGGCCCCCACCCTCATCCGGACCCAGGATCCGGTGCCGATGCCGGCCAACCCGGACGTGGACCTCCTGGGAGAAGCCGCCACCCAGGTCCGCTCCCTCTCCCCGCTAATGCCCTCCCGGGAGCCCGCCCCCCGGCCGTCCGGGCCCATCTCCCTGGCTCCCGGACAGACCCTGGCCGGCCGCTACACGGTGCTGAGCTCGCTCGGCCGCGGTGGCATGGGCGAGGTGGTGGCCGCCTACGACTCGCGTCTCGACCGGCGCGTGGCCCTCAAGCTGCTCCGCCGCGAGCTGGACTCCAGCCATTCCCCCCAGGATCTCGAGGCCCGGCTGTTGCGCGAGGCCCAGGCCATGGCCCGCCTCTCCCATCCCCATGTGGTGGCCATCTACGACGTGGGCACGCTGGAGGACGGCTCCATCTTCATCGCCATGGAGATGGTGGAGGGGCAGACGCTGCGGCGCTGGTGCGAGCAGACCCCGCGCTCCTGGCGGGACATCCTGGAGGTGTACCTGGCCGCGGGGCGGGGGCTGGCTGCCGCGCACGAGGCGGGTCTCGTGCACCGCGACTTCAAGCCGGACAACGTGCTGGTGGGCAATGACGGGCGGGTGCGGGTGACGGACTTCGGTCTGGCGCGAGCCGGAGCCGTCCCGGCGCCGGAGCCCCTCCCGAGCCTCACGCCCCTCCCCCTGCCCCAGGGAGCGTTGGACAGCCCCCTCACCCTGCACGGCACGCTGCTGGGCACGCCGCGCTACATGGCGCCCGAGTTGCTGCGAGCCGGCTCCGCCGATGCACGCAGTGACGTGTTCGCCTTCTGCGTGGCCCTGTACGAGGCCCTCTACCGGCGGCACCCCTTCGCACGAGCCACCCAGGCCGAGTCCATCCGCGCCCAGCGCGAGGGGCAGGTGAATCCCCCGCCCTCCGACTCGGACGTCCCCGGGTGGGTGGAGCGCCTGCTCCTCCAGGGCCTGAACGCGGACCCCGCGCAGCGCCCCGCGTCCATGCAGCAACTGGTCGCGGCCCTGGAGATCGACCCGATGAGACGGCGCCGGGCCCGGAGGCGCCTGGCGGCGTTGATGGCCTTCGTCGCGGGACTGACGGGGCTGGCCGTCTGGGGCTGGATGATGCGCGAGGAGGAGGCGGGATGCGCGCACGTGGAGCGCAGGCTCGCCGGCACCTGGGATGAGACGGTGAAGGCCCAGGTGAAACGGGCCTTCCTCGGCACCCGCCTGCCCTACGCGCGGGACACCTTCACGCGCGTGTCCACGCTGCTCGACGGCTACGCGGGAACCTGGGTGAAGCTGCGGACCGAGGCCTGCGAGGCCGACGAGGACCAGGCCACGTCACCCAGGGACCCGGCCGTGTTGCAGGTGTACTGCCTGGAGCGGCGGCGCGGCCAGCTGCGAGCCCTGACGGAGCTGTTCGCCCGCGGCTCCGATCCGGGAAAACTGTCGAAGGCCGTGCAGGCGGTGCAGTCGCTGCCGCCGCTGGAGGCCTGCACGGATGTCCGGTCGCTGATGGCGACGGTGCCTCCTCCCGAGGACGCGGCGGTGCGCGCCCGGGTGGACACGCTACAGGAGCAGGTGGATCGCCTGGAGACCCTGTGGCTGGTGGGCGAGTACCGCGAGGGGCTGTCGCTGGGCGAGAAGCTGCTGCTCGAGGCGAAGGGACTCGATTACCCACCGCTCCACGCACAGGCCCTGTACCAGGTGGCCAGCCTCAAGGACGCGATGGGCGACTACACCGGCGCCGAGACGATGGCGCGGCAGGCCATCCCCCTGGCCGCCCGGAGCAAGAATCTGGTGCTGGTCGCCCAGACCTGGAGCCTGCTGTTCCGGGTGGTGGGATGGCGGCAGGCGCACCACCCGGAAGCGATGGAGCTCGCGCTGGCGATGGAGTCGGCGGTGGAGTGCGCGGATGACGACCGCACCCGCGCGGACTCCCTCAACCAGTTGGGCAACGTGCTCCAGCAGATAGGGCGGTATGAGGAGGCACGGGCGCGATACGAGCACTCGCTCGCGCTCCGGTTGAAGGTGCTGGGTCCTGAACACCTCCTGGTGGCGGTCTCGCTCAACAACCTGGGGACCGTGCTCGGAGAGATGGGGAAGTACGAGGAGGCACGGGCCTCGTACGAGCGCGCCCTGGCCATCCGGGAGAAGATCCTCGGGCCCGACAATCCCCTGGTCGCGAACTCCTACAGCAACCTGGGCACCGCGTTCGACGCGATGATGAAGTACGAGGAGGCGCGCGTGCTGTACGAACGCGCCCTCGCCATCCGGGAGAAGGTGCTGGGGCCCGAGCACCCCGATGTCGCCACGCCCCTGAACAACCTGGCCATCGCGCTCGATGCGATGGGCCGGTACGAGAAAGCCAGGGCCCTGCACGAGCGCGCCCTGGCCCTGCGCGAGAAGGTCCTGGGCCCCGAGCATCCCGACGTGGCCATCTCCCTCGGAGGCCTGGGCAATGTGCTGCGGGGAATGGGCCGGTACGAGGAAGCCAGGGCCCTGCACGAGCGCGCCCTGGCCCTGCGCGAGAAGGTCCTGGGTCCCGAGCATCCCGACGTGGCCAGCTCGCTCGATGACCTCGGACTGGTGCTCCAGGCCATGGGCCGGTACGAGGAGGCACGCGCCCGATATGAGCGCGCGCTGCCGATCCAGGAGAAGGCCCTGGGGTCCAGTCACCCCGACATCGCCGTCTCGCTCAACGGGCTGGGCAACACGCTCCGAAGGATGGGCCGGTACGAGGAGGCGCGGGCTCGGCAGGAGCAGGCTCGGGTCCTCCGGGAGAAGGCGTTGGGCCCCGGTCACCTCCTGGTGGCGGAGTCGCTCGGGAGTCTGGGCCGCACCCTGGTGCGTCTGGAGCGATGGGACGAGGCCACTCGCGACCTGGAGCGTGCTCTGGCCCTCTGGGAGAAGGAGTCGAAGCCCCCGCGCCAGGGGTACACCGAGTCACTCCTGGGTATGGGCGAGCTCCTCCTGGCCCGCGGCCGGACAGCCGACGCACTCCCACGGCTCCAACGAGCCTTGGAGCTCGCCCCGGCGGACCTTCGTGAGGAGATCCAAGCCGCTCTGGAGCGCACGCATGTGCGGACGGTTCAGGCTCCCGTACCCTGA
- a CDS encoding polysaccharide deacetylase family protein produces the protein MARRLASISVDLDSLPHYCRIHGLPESLLDARARGLVYTTAVPRLRELLASVGVPGTFFAIGEDVAADAGAAAALRSAHEAGVEVASHSFSHDYALTRRAPESIREDLRRADEVLEAATGARPVGFRAPGYTLNAALYAATVERGYRYGSSTFPAAPYYTAKAAVMGALALLRRPSRAVLDSPRVLLAPRTPYRPDPVRPYSRGAGPVLELPMAVTPGVRFPFIGTFAITLPLPAIRAAYRALRGDTFFNFELHAVDVLDAEDGIPPELVRQQRDLRVPARNKLERLRTLFGWLKSDYDVVTLRDAAAHLSVTL, from the coding sequence GTGGCGCGGCGGCTCGCATCCATCTCCGTCGATCTGGACTCGCTGCCGCACTACTGCCGCATCCACGGACTGCCCGAGTCGCTGCTGGACGCGCGGGCGCGGGGGCTCGTCTACACGACGGCGGTGCCCCGGCTGAGGGAGCTGCTGGCGTCGGTGGGGGTGCCGGGGACGTTCTTCGCCATCGGCGAGGACGTGGCGGCGGACGCGGGCGCCGCGGCGGCGCTGCGCTCGGCGCACGAGGCGGGTGTGGAGGTGGCGAGTCACAGCTTCTCGCACGACTACGCGCTGACGCGGCGTGCCCCCGAGAGCATCCGAGAGGACCTGCGGCGCGCGGACGAGGTACTCGAGGCGGCCACGGGCGCGCGGCCCGTGGGCTTCCGTGCGCCGGGCTACACGCTCAACGCGGCCCTGTACGCGGCCACCGTGGAGCGCGGCTACCGCTACGGCTCATCCACGTTCCCCGCGGCCCCGTACTACACGGCGAAGGCGGCGGTGATGGGGGCGCTGGCGTTGCTGAGGAGGCCCTCGCGGGCGGTGCTGGACTCTCCGCGTGTGCTGCTCGCGCCACGCACGCCCTACCGGCCGGACCCGGTGCGCCCCTACTCGCGGGGGGCGGGACCCGTCCTGGAACTGCCCATGGCGGTGACGCCCGGGGTGCGCTTCCCGTTCATCGGCACCTTCGCCATCACGCTGCCACTGCCGGCCATCCGGGCGGCGTACCGCGCGCTCAGGGGAGACACGTTCTTCAACTTCGAGCTGCACGCGGTGGACGTGCTGGACGCGGAGGACGGCATCCCGCCCGAGCTGGTGCGCCAGCAGAGGGATCTGCGGGTGCCGGCCAGGAACAAGCTCGAGCGGCTGAGGACGCTCTTCGGCTGGCTGAAGTCCGACTACGACGTGGTGACGCTGCGAGACGCGGCCGCCCACCTCTCCGTGACCCTGTAA
- a CDS encoding glycosyltransferase family 2 protein codes for MAASPYLSIVIPVYNEASIIATAAAELTQGLDARGWDYEVIFAENGSRDATPRILEEMCAKSPRLRWFHSERPNYGTALKAGIEKARGTFVFCDEIDLCDLSFYDSALPLLEKGGVDMVVGSKAAKGASDQRPLVRRVATRVHNGLLRVALGFQGTDTHGLKAFRREALLPVVAKCLVDMDVFASEFVIRAWREGLRVVEIPIQLHEKRQPSIHLFKRVPNVLKNVGKLFYVIRIRGT; via the coding sequence ATGGCCGCGTCCCCGTACCTGTCCATCGTCATCCCCGTCTACAACGAGGCCTCCATCATCGCGACCGCCGCGGCGGAGCTCACCCAGGGGCTCGACGCGCGAGGATGGGACTACGAGGTCATCTTCGCGGAGAACGGCTCGCGCGACGCCACGCCCCGGATTCTCGAGGAGATGTGCGCGAAGAGCCCGCGCCTGCGCTGGTTCCACTCGGAGCGGCCCAACTACGGCACGGCGCTGAAGGCCGGCATCGAGAAGGCGCGGGGCACCTTCGTCTTCTGTGACGAGATCGACCTGTGCGACCTGAGCTTCTATGACTCCGCGCTGCCGCTGCTGGAGAAGGGCGGGGTGGACATGGTGGTGGGCTCGAAGGCCGCGAAGGGGGCGAGTGACCAGCGGCCCCTGGTGCGGCGCGTGGCCACGCGGGTGCACAACGGGTTGCTGCGGGTGGCGCTGGGCTTCCAGGGCACGGACACACACGGGCTGAAGGCCTTCCGGCGCGAGGCGCTGCTGCCGGTGGTGGCCAAGTGCCTGGTGGACATGGACGTGTTCGCCAGCGAGTTCGTCATCCGCGCCTGGCGCGAGGGGCTGCGGGTGGTGGAGATCCCCATCCAGCTCCACGAGAAGCGCCAGCCCTCCATCCACCTCTTCAAGCGCGTGCCCAACGTGCTGAAGAACGTGGGCAAGCTGTTCTACGTCATCCGCATCCGCGGCACCTGA
- a CDS encoding protoporphyrinogen/coproporphyrinogen oxidase, translated as MEPIVILGAGLAGLSAAHFLQRPWRLIEKSERVGGLIKTEVLDGCYFDPTGHWLHLRDPEIKELVNTRWLPGQLVTIQRKAAIFSRGVFTRFPYQVNTHGLPAEVVAENLIGYVEAIYGEKGRELREREPRNFTEFILRYMGEGFAKNFMVPYNKKLWTVDPSELSAAWVGRFVPRPTLKEVVDGALGVGSDALGYNASFLYPREGGIESLARAMLAGLRGGELSVNTEPTAIDWKARRVTLSDGRTLGYSLLISSISLPGLVRLLAKGGSGVPDAVLAAAGRLRATTVTYVCVAARGRNRQPWHWIYLPEPEFKSYRIGAPSAVYAPLAPPDTATFSVEYSHHGELSMAQAERYAVEDLVGSQMVHSAEDILFARAREIPHAYVLYDEAYGPAKTEILQFLEHAGILPAGRYGQWEYSSMEDAILAGRACARRLNG; from the coding sequence ATGGAACCCATCGTCATCCTCGGCGCGGGCCTCGCGGGACTGTCCGCCGCCCATTTCCTCCAGCGCCCCTGGCGTCTCATCGAGAAGTCCGAGCGCGTCGGCGGTCTCATCAAGACCGAGGTCCTCGACGGGTGCTACTTCGACCCCACCGGGCACTGGTTGCACCTGAGAGACCCGGAGATCAAGGAACTGGTGAACACCCGCTGGCTACCGGGCCAGCTGGTCACCATCCAACGCAAGGCGGCCATCTTCTCGCGGGGCGTCTTCACGCGCTTCCCGTACCAGGTGAACACGCACGGGCTGCCGGCCGAGGTGGTGGCGGAGAACCTCATCGGCTACGTGGAGGCCATCTACGGGGAGAAGGGCCGGGAGCTGCGCGAGCGCGAGCCGCGCAACTTCACCGAGTTCATCCTGCGCTACATGGGGGAGGGGTTCGCGAAGAACTTCATGGTCCCCTACAACAAGAAGCTCTGGACGGTGGACCCGTCCGAGCTGTCCGCCGCCTGGGTGGGACGCTTCGTTCCCCGGCCCACGCTGAAGGAAGTGGTGGATGGGGCGCTGGGCGTGGGGAGCGATGCGCTGGGCTACAACGCCTCCTTCCTCTATCCGCGCGAGGGCGGCATCGAGAGCCTCGCCCGCGCCATGCTCGCCGGCCTGCGGGGCGGGGAGCTGAGCGTCAACACGGAGCCCACCGCCATCGACTGGAAGGCCCGGCGGGTCACGCTGTCGGACGGGCGCACGCTCGGCTACTCGCTGCTCATCTCCTCCATCTCGCTGCCGGGGCTGGTGCGGCTGCTGGCGAAGGGCGGCTCGGGCGTGCCCGACGCGGTGCTGGCCGCCGCCGGACGCCTGCGTGCCACCACGGTGACGTACGTGTGCGTGGCCGCTCGGGGCAGGAACCGCCAGCCGTGGCATTGGATCTACCTGCCCGAGCCCGAGTTCAAGTCGTACCGCATCGGCGCGCCCTCCGCGGTGTATGCGCCGCTGGCGCCTCCGGACACCGCCACCTTCTCCGTGGAGTACAGCCACCACGGCGAGCTCTCCATGGCCCAGGCGGAGCGGTACGCGGTGGAGGACCTGGTGGGCTCCCAGATGGTGCACTCGGCGGAGGACATCCTCTTCGCCCGGGCGCGGGAGATTCCCCACGCGTATGTCCTTTATGACGAGGCATACGGGCCGGCGAAGACGGAGATCCTCCAGTTCCTGGAGCACGCGGGCATCCTCCCCGCGGGGCGCTACGGACAGTGGGAGTACTCGTCCATGGAGGACGCCATCCTCGCCGGGCGGGCCTGCGCGCGCCGGTTGAACGGCTGA